A genomic segment from Ptychodera flava strain L36383 chromosome 19, AS_Pfla_20210202, whole genome shotgun sequence encodes:
- the LOC139119362 gene encoding perlucin-like protein encodes MMKMNIIASCLLASVILTAACHSTRTGCPSGWIQFRQSCYYIYDYHQYTFEEAETVCQATGSTLVIIDDAEENLFLKGFTRHVYHLWIGLTDIDVEGKWVWADGSPLKYSNWNHGEPNNAGGIEDCAHFWSSLDGRWNDYPCSARLGFICERKVSK; translated from the exons atgATGAAGATGAATATTATTGCATCGTGTCTGCTAGCCAGTGTCATTCTAACGGCAG CTTGTCACTCTACCAGAACAGGATGTCCGTCTGGGTGGATACAGTTTCGGCAGAGTTGCTACTACATATATGATTATCACCAGTACACGTTTGAAGAAGCAGAAACAGTGTGTCAAGCAACGGGCAGTACTCTGGTCATTATCGATGACGCTGAAGAAAATTTATTCCTTAAAG GGTTCACGCGTCACGTGTACCATTTATGGATCGGATTAACTGACATTGACGTAGAAGGTAAATGGGTATGGGCGGATGGATCCCCG TTGAAATACAGCAATTGGAATCATGGAGAACCTAACAATGCCGGTGGGATTGAGGACTGTGcgcatttttggtcaagtttgGATGGACGGTGGAACGATTATCCCTGTTCGGCTCGTTTGGGTTTTATCTGTGAAAGGAAAGTAAGCAAGTAA
- the LOC139118296 gene encoding low affinity immunoglobulin epsilon Fc receptor-like, whose amino-acid sequence MVKIAVTIWCILISTTLASHCPFGWVNFGESCYYVYDYPLYSYEEAEIVCTGMGSTLVNVNDADENLFLKAFTLNQYHIWIGLQSEFIWADRSLLTYSNWMSGDTSQKIKCVHLYSNQHGKWRDIACSNRFGFICEREAF is encoded by the exons ATGGTGAAGATAGCTGTTACTATCTGGTGTATCTTAATTAGCACAACATTGGCATCAC ATTGCCCGTTTGGTTGGGTAAATTTCGGAGAGAGTTGCTACTATGTATACGACTATCCACTGTACAGTTATGAAGAAGCGGAAATTGTTTGTACTGGAATGGGCAGCACCCTCGTCAATGTAAATGATGCCGACGAAAATCTGTTCTTGAAAG CATTCACACTCAACCAATACCATATATGGATAGGATTACAGAGTGAATTTATCTGGGCGGATAGGTCATTG TTGACATACAGTAATTGGATGAGCGGTGACACTAGTCAAAAGATAAAGTGTGTACACCTGTATTCAAACCAGCATGGTAAATGGAGAGATATTGCCTGCTCCAATCGTTTTGGCTTTATTTGTGAAAGAGAAGCATTCTAG